Below is a window of Deltaproteobacteria bacterium DNA.
CCCCAAAACGATTCTGACTTCCCCTCCCGGCTGAGGCAAATAAAGAGTTATTTTTCGCGCAATTGCCTGACCATCGGATATGAGAGCAACGCTTCACGAATTCGGAAGAAGGAAAAAGCGATCTGGCAGCGGCGGTATTGGGAACATACGATCCGGGATGAAGAAGATTTCATCCAGCATATAAATTATATCCACTACAATCCGGTTAAACATCATTTAGTTGAATCGCCCCAGGATTGGAAATTCTCAAGTTTCCATGGTTACGTAAAAATGGGGATTTATGATCAAAATTGGGGTGCAGGCCAAGAGTTGATCTTTGAAAATGAGGTCGGACATGAATAAAGATGTTGGGTTTCGCTTCGCTCTACCCAACCTACATACTACTACATACTACTTATGGCGGGTGGTGTGACTTTCGTTTAGATACTTAGAACCAACCGTCTTCCTCATCGAATAACTCCGCTATCATCCTCCTGACTCTTTCATCGCTGTCCAAGGTGGCGTAGGTGGTGCGAGGGGCACGGTACTTCTTTACCAGCGCCCGAATCACTCCCCGGAATGCTTCTTCATCGTCAGTTGATATGGCGACTATGTGCTGGGTGATCTCCTCAATAGCCTTACCCCTTGTCTCCCCTAGTAGCGCGCCTCGCATTTCTTCAAGGGAAATGCTCACTCCATACTGCTTGGCTATATTATCTAAGTCGTCTTTTTTAATGGGCTCCTTGGGACCCTCAATGGGGCCTAAAGGAAACCATCTTAATTTGGCCATGATTTCTGCCATTTTTATTGCCCCCTGTCGCTAGATTTTGCAGGCTCGCGATCAATATGCAAATACTGCCGATACTTCTGTCGTCCTTCCTTGAGCAGAGGTTTTAACTTCCGAAAGTAGTCTTTTGAAGGCAATATTTCGTAGGCTGCGTGGCCGGATGCACCTGAGCGGATCCAATTAATCTGCTCCTCTGGGAAATGTACTTCAATCTTGCCATCCTCTATGCTGAGATGGCCTGTCATGCCGCAAGTACCGCATTCTACAGTCTCATTATCCTTATGGATGCGGATGATGCGATCATGGCAAATGGGGCACACCCCAGGCTCGCCTCGATAGGTGGTATCTCCAGTTTTAATTGCTATTGCCAGTGCTTTCCCCATGCCGCGGACTCTCTCAAGCCCCTCCGGATGAGCTATGGCTTCGCTCATACCCTGAGTATGAACGAGCGCCCTGTCAATGACTAACATCCCCAGCTGACCAAGCAGGATATTTGGCTGCAAAAAGGCGTACTGTGTCCACCCCCGGGTGGCATAAGGCATAATGATTACGGCCGGCTTTCCTCGGGCCCGGGAAGGCTGACTAGTTAGAACAAACAAACGGTCAATGAACTGCTTCACTATTGCAGTCGCCTCCTTGATATAGCAAGGGGACCCGAAAACAAGGCCGTCACACTCGTATATCTTTTCCAGCAGGTAATTATGGTCATCCTTATCCTTAAGTTTGCACCCCACGCCGCTGAATAAGCATGTGGCTAATCCTTCACATGAAAGTACTTGATGGTCCGTCCATCTTATTATTTCGACTTCAGCCCCTTCCTCCTCAGCGCTCATTAATGCTTCCTTGACCAATATCTCTGTATTGCCCAGCCGTCTATGGCTTGTCACGACGCCCAAAACCTTCATTGTTTCTGACCTCCTTTCTTCTTAATCCCCTGATGTTGAGTTGTTTAGTAATAGTGATAGGTAAAAAAAATTCCTTTTTTGAGAAGTTGTAGAAGAAAATAAGAGTCGTGCGTCCATGATCTCAAGAATTTAAGGCTTTTGCCATATCTAAAAAATTAGAGATAATTAATACTTACAAATAGTAATCAAAAATGCAATATTTTTTAAACTAGTGGTTAAAATGAAAAGCCTTGTGCTAGTAATGTAATTTAATTTTCGGTAATTACAGATTCTTTTCCATCAGAAATCCTTTTCTGAAAAGCTCATTTCCGGGACCTCTGGCAGATCGTCAATCCTGATTCGTGATCCGGTCCTTTCCGTTTTTCCTAGATTGTTCATGGAGTCACGTGGCTGCAAGCGCGATTTAAGGCTGAATTTGTTATCCAGGGCGGCCTTGGGCTCGTTTTCCAGGAGATAGATAAAACGTTTAAGGTCTTGAGCGATATC
It encodes the following:
- a CDS encoding flavodoxin family protein; the protein is MKVLGVVTSHRRLGNTEILVKEALMSAEEEGAEVEIIRWTDHQVLSCEGLATCLFSGVGCKLKDKDDHNYLLEKIYECDGLVFGSPCYIKEATAIVKQFIDRLFVLTSQPSRARGKPAVIIMPYATRGWTQYAFLQPNILLGQLGMLVIDRALVHTQGMSEAIAHPEGLERVRGMGKALAIAIKTGDTTYRGEPGVCPICHDRIIRIHKDNETVECGTCGMTGHLSIEDGKIEVHFPEEQINWIRSGASGHAAYEILPSKDYFRKLKPLLKEGRQKYRQYLHIDREPAKSSDRGQ